Proteins encoded in a region of the Diospyros lotus cultivar Yz01 chromosome 9, ASM1463336v1, whole genome shotgun sequence genome:
- the LOC127809350 gene encoding uncharacterized protein LOC127809350: protein MKKLFFFRSASSSGNNNPAPSPSKGKQPYWENPSNNGVNAQATNKAENSFRSPRGLSKNRKQVFENQTSGNTPCLRRSLSFSSAVLHEGLLGQGNLTCFDHNGSPCGGNDISHKQSDQRSSRWRSLTPERQSRPKCYEKVLVQNGCVAEKPGSSTSSRGHCDSSESSSYCSSNFSNQVVDRYIDGEQEQERREVKNVPSQRDHTGNGNRVGKRPPRVQYTAPASPTDSMKNKSNFHSFRETKGNRFHLSSRDWVENGFGHESPRRLAKHVIERLSQSRALPKISSKESDPDIPITIEDIYTGSMNRCCSLRADGFSHNSCPLDGPNETTSGYHHEELSDFEEHNHLAHDNYEVVNSIEAEGVLDEELLRKSKEAEERVLLLSEELEQEDFLQGIGFSMPALIQTIRNLSGERLSMALEISAAHRAQLAERASAREELRLVREELDSRTRRLEKEKNELQSALEKELDRRSSDWSFKLEKYQAEEHRLRERVRELAEQNVSLQRDVSSLSEREIESRSRVTGTEVQLKELTMRVEEVSNENQHLRQNLSELQDKCRAAEEDRDYIKRNYEEKEKKARICIYLLQGY from the exons ATGAAGAAGCTCTTCTTTTTCAGATCTGCGTCTAGCAGTGGAAACAACAATCCAGCTCCATCGCCATCAAAGGGTAAGCAGCCTTACTGGGAGAATCCATCAAATAACGGAGTGAATGCTCAAGCTACCAACAAAGCTGAGAATAGTTTCAGAAGTCCCAGAGGCTTAtccaaaaatagaaaacaagtaTTTGAAAACCAGACCTCTGGTAACACCCCATGTCTTAGAAGGAGCCTTTCATTCTCCTCAGCAGTGTTACATGAAGGTCTGCTAGGACAAGGTAATTTGACTTGCTTTGATCACAATGGGTCTCCTTGTGGTGGCAACGATATTTCACACAAGCAGTCAGATCAACGTTCATCTCG TTGGCGTTCCCTTACTCCTGAGAGACAATCTAGGCCAAAATGCTATGAGAAGGTTCTTGTCCAAAATGGATGTGTGGCAGAGAAGCCTGGTTCTTCTACATCTTCTAGAGGTCACTGTGACTCCTCGGAGAGCTCTTCATATTGCTCTAGTAATTTCTCAAATCAAGTTGTGGACCGTTATATTGATggagaacaagaacaagaaaggCGTGAAGTGAAGAATGTTCCTTCCCAGAGAGATCACACTGGAAATGGAAATCGTGTAGGGAAGCGTCCCCCACGAGTTCAGTATACAGCTCCTGCTTCACCAACTGATAGCATGAAAAACAAATCCAACTTTCATTCGTTTAGGGAAACTAAGGGAAATCGATTTCACCTTTCGTCTAGAGATTGGGTTGAGAATGGATTTGGGCATGAATCACCTCGGAGACTTGCAAAGCATGTCATTGAGAGACTCTCTCAGTCCCGTGCTTTACCAAAAATAAGTTCAAAGGAATCTGATCCTGACATACCAATCACGATTGAAGATATCTATACTGGATCCATGAATAGATGCTGTAGTTTAAGGGCAGATGGGTTTTCACATAACAGTTGTCCACTAGATGGGCCTAATGAAACCACCAGTGGGTATCACCATGAAGAACTCTCAGATTTTGAGGAACACAACCATTTAGCTCATGATAATTATGAAGTTGTGAACTCTATTGAGGCTGAAGGGGTTCTAGATGAGGAACTACTTAGAAAATCCAAGGAAGCTGAGGAGCGGGTCTTGTTACTTTCAGAAGAGCTGGAGCAAGAGGACTTTCTTCAGGGCATTGGTTTCAGTATGCCAGCATTGATTCAAACCATTAGAAACTTATCTGGGGAGAGATTAAGCATGGCACTTGAGATTTCAGCTGCTCATAGGGCTCAGCTTGCTGAGAGGGCTTCTGCCAGAGAAGAACTCAGACTGGTCAGGGAAGAGTTAGATTCACGTACCCGAAGactagagaaggaaaagaatgaGTTGCAGTCAGCATTAGAGAAGGAGTTGGACAGAAGATCAAGTGATTGGTCCTTCAAGCTTGAGAAATACCAGGCAGAAGAGCATAGGCTTCGTGAGCGAGTAAGGGAGCTTGCAGAACAGAATGTCTCACTCCAAAGGGATGTGTCTTCTTTAAGTGAGAGGGAAATAGAGAGCAGGAGCAGAGTCACCGGTACAGAGGTGCAACTCAAGGAACTAACAATGAGAGTGGAGGAAGTAAGCAATGAGAATCAACATCTTCGACAAAATCTTTCCGAGTTACAGGATAAGTGTAGAGCAGCAGAAGAAGATAGAGAttacatcaaaagaaattatgaagagaaggaaaagaaagcaaGGATTTGCATATATCTATTACAAGGTTACTAA